One Robbsia sp. KACC 23696 DNA segment encodes these proteins:
- the rplC gene encoding 50S ribosomal protein L3 produces MSLGLVGRKVGMTRIFTADGDSIPVTVLDVSNNRVTQIKTLETDGYTAVQLTYGDRRRSRVTKPEAGHLAKAGVEPGVVLKEFRVDVERAASLALGAVVDVDLFADGQKVDVQGVSIGKGYAGTIKRYNFASGRASHGNSRSHNVPGSIGMAQDPGRVFPGKRMTGHLGDVTTTTQNLQIARIDADRKLIFVRGAVPGAKNGVVFVTPAVKARVTVAQGA; encoded by the coding sequence ATGAGCCTTGGACTCGTGGGTCGCAAGGTTGGGATGACCCGTATCTTTACGGCTGATGGGGATTCGATTCCTGTCACCGTGCTGGACGTGTCGAACAACCGTGTAACGCAGATCAAGACGCTGGAAACCGATGGCTACACCGCGGTCCAGTTGACGTACGGCGATCGTCGCCGCTCGCGCGTGACGAAGCCGGAAGCTGGTCATCTGGCCAAAGCCGGTGTTGAGCCGGGCGTCGTCCTGAAGGAATTCCGTGTCGACGTGGAGCGTGCAGCTTCGCTGGCACTGGGTGCTGTGGTCGATGTCGACCTGTTCGCGGACGGCCAAAAGGTCGACGTGCAGGGCGTGTCGATCGGTAAGGGCTATGCCGGTACCATCAAGCGCTACAACTTCGCATCCGGCCGTGCATCACACGGTAACTCGCGTTCGCACAATGTGCCGGGCTCGATCGGTATGGCGCAGGATCCGGGTCGTGTGTTCCCGGGTAAGCGGATGACTGGTCATCTGGGTGATGTCACCACCACCACGCAAAACCTGCAGATCGCGCGTATCGATGCCGATCGCAAGCTGATCTTCGTCCGCGGCGCAGTGCCGGGCGCGAAGAACGGCGTCGTGTTCGTGACGCCGGCAGTGAAGGCGCGCGTTACTGTCGCGCAAGGAGCCTGA